From the Nostoc sp. PCC 7107 genome, the window GAGTATAGCGATCGCTGCTGATCAAATATATTCAAACGCTCTAAATTGCAGAAGCAAACTTATGCGGCATTAGGCAACTAATACCCTTTATCCCTCTCAATAACCCATAATATCTTGTGTACGCCTCTTGTTTCTGGAGTGCGATCGCTACTTTATTCTTTACCGCCTTGGGTTGGTTAATTACTAAATACAAATAAAAATGGGCAAGGTATAACACCCTACCCATTTCTAGAAATATATTTTAGGAATTACAGCTGCGGTACATACTGTTGTTTTTCGGGTACATCAGTGTATTCAGCCACGATCTGACGAAATTCTTCGCCATCAATGGTTTCTTTTTCAATCAGCAAATCAACGATGCGGTCTGTCACAGTGCGATTTTCACGCATGATTTTCTTGGCATTTTCATAGCATTCTTCAACGATCGCTCTTACTTGAGCATCAATTCGAGATGCGATCGCTTCAGAATATTCAGATCGAGTTGTCCAGTCACGACCAAGGAATACTTCTCCTTGTTGGCTTTCCAAGGACAGAGGCCCTAAATCAGACATCCCAAACCGTGTTACCATCTGCCTTGCCATTCCAGACAATTGCTGCAAGTCTCCACCCGCACCAGTTGTCACTTCCGCCGCACCAAAAACTACTTCTTCCGCTGCACGACCACCCAAAGCGCCAGTAATTCTGGCTTTTAGTTGACTGCGGGAAATTAAGCCTTGTTCTTCGTTGGGGGTGAACCAAGTTAAACCCTGTGCTTGTCCCCGTGGAATCAAAGTTACTTTTTGTACTGGGTCATGGTCTTTGAGCAGAGTACCCACTAAAGCGTGACCAATTTCGTGGTAAGCAATTAAGCGTTTGCTCTTGCTATCTACTAAGGGTGTACCTTCCATCCCTGCAACTACACGGTCAACTGCATCATCTATTTCCCGCAGGGTGATGGCTTCCTTACGTCTTCTCGCTGTAAGAATTGCGGCTTCGTTGAGTAAGTTGGCTAAGTCAGCACCAGTAAACCCAGGAGTACGACGAGCGATCGCATCTAAAGAGACACTGGTGTCTAATTTTTTGTTGCGTGCATGAACGCTTAAAATTTCCAAACGGCCTTTGATGTCTGGTGCATCGACAGTTACTTGTCTGTCAAAGCGTCCGGGACGCAACAAGGCTGAATCTAATACGTCAGGACGATTGGTAGCGGCAATAATGATGATGCCTGTGTTACCTTCAAAACCATCCATTTCGGTCAGCAACTGGTTGAGGGTTTGTTCTCGTTCATCGTTACCGCCACCGATACCTGCACCCCGCTGTCTACCCACAGCGTCGATTTCATCGATGAAGATGATACAGGGAGCATTATCTTTGGCTTTCTTAAACAAGTCGCGGACGCGGGAAGCACCCACACCAACGAACATTTCCACAAATTCCGAACCGGAAATGCTGAAGAAAGGTACGCCAGCTTCCCCGGCGATCGCTTTTGCTAGTAAAGTTTTACCTGTACCTGGTGGCCCAACTAACAACACACCTTTGGGAATGCGTGCGCCGACAGCAGTAAATCTTTCTGGCTGTTTCAAGAAGGTGACAACCTCTTGTAGTTCTTCTTTGGCTTCTTCAATACCAGCCACGTCATCAAATTTCACCCCAGTTTTGGCTTCCATTTGAAAACGCGCTTTGGATTTCCCAAAGCTCATAGCTTGTCCAGGGCCACCAGGCAAGTTGCTGGAGCGCCGAAACAAAAAGAACAACCCAGTTATCAATAAAATTGGGAAAACAAGATTGCCTAATAATCCCCAAATTGCGCCATCATTACGCATAGGGTGAGCATCAAAACTAATTTGTTTTTCTTTAAGCTTGCTAATTAACTCAGGCGCGCTAATTGGCAGATCTACCCGCCACCGCTGAATGCGATTTTCGATATCAGGATCAACAGCTTCGACAATTGCTGTTCTACCGCCTTCATACAGATCTACGCTAGTGACGCGATCGGCATCCAAGTATTCTAGAAAACGGCCATACGTCATGCGGGTATTGGCGGTATTCTTACCCATATCCGCAGGAGCGCTCGCAAATGCTCCTTGCCAGAAGAAAAAGCCAATTACCAAAGCAGGCAATGTCCAGAGTACCAGGACTCTCCAAGAGAATTTCATCTTAATTTGCCTCTGCCAATACAATTAATCATTTCTAGTGACTTGATGGCTTGACATTTATCTGGGGAATCATCTTCCCCACGATATGCCTCACTTTGTCACTAGATTTAGTTTGCAACGGATGTTTATTAATCCATTTTGTTTAATTTGATGTCTAATCACGCGTCACCATTAATTATGTGC encodes:
- the ftsH2 gene encoding ATP-dependent zinc metalloprotease FtsH2, with the translated sequence MKFSWRVLVLWTLPALVIGFFFWQGAFASAPADMGKNTANTRMTYGRFLEYLDADRVTSVDLYEGGRTAIVEAVDPDIENRIQRWRVDLPISAPELISKLKEKQISFDAHPMRNDGAIWGLLGNLVFPILLITGLFFLFRRSSNLPGGPGQAMSFGKSKARFQMEAKTGVKFDDVAGIEEAKEELQEVVTFLKQPERFTAVGARIPKGVLLVGPPGTGKTLLAKAIAGEAGVPFFSISGSEFVEMFVGVGASRVRDLFKKAKDNAPCIIFIDEIDAVGRQRGAGIGGGNDEREQTLNQLLTEMDGFEGNTGIIIIAATNRPDVLDSALLRPGRFDRQVTVDAPDIKGRLEILSVHARNKKLDTSVSLDAIARRTPGFTGADLANLLNEAAILTARRRKEAITLREIDDAVDRVVAGMEGTPLVDSKSKRLIAYHEIGHALVGTLLKDHDPVQKVTLIPRGQAQGLTWFTPNEEQGLISRSQLKARITGALGGRAAEEVVFGAAEVTTGAGGDLQQLSGMARQMVTRFGMSDLGPLSLESQQGEVFLGRDWTTRSEYSEAIASRIDAQVRAIVEECYENAKKIMRENRTVTDRIVDLLIEKETIDGEEFRQIVAEYTDVPEKQQYVPQL